The window TTCTTCAAATTCGGCACTTATTGTTTTGCGGATATTGCCGCTGTCTGAAGACCATTTTTTACAAACCACTACAACTGCAGGCTTATTTTTAGTCGGTTGAAATAAAAATGATTTTACCCCTCCATGGCGCTTTAAAAAATCTAACGCCTGATTAGCCTTTTCTGGTGTGAGAGATAGGTTCACATTGAATTTTTCAAGCTGTGAGTTTAGCCCATCAGGTTTACGTTGTTCATACCCATCACCAAAACTAACAGTTCTGACTCGGGGAGAGGATTCTGTTCCCATCCCCGGTTTAATAGGCCAGTTAAATGCTTCCATTAACCCTCCATTATTCAGCCCTCAAAGGAGGGCTTTATGCTATGGTTACGCTGAAAATGAACCACCATCACGGCGCTGAGATCTCAAATAATCCTCAGCTCCTTTTTTACCCACTTCATAAACTGCTTTAAGTGCTTGAGGTCCAATCTCACCATTTGATCCGTCATTCTGAATGGTGACATGATTGGTTTGATAAAAATCACCAGAATTCGACTTAGCATTCCCAGCAATAACTCCTAGCTTCCCATCGATTCCCCTACGTAAAGGTAATATCGCCTCTGGTCCTGCTTCACCCATTAATCCAGCGCCCCGAGCAAACGGGAATAAAGTTGGCTGTGATACAATTTGTCCACTGTACGCACTAAGACCAGGAGAGTTGTATACGCCCCCTTTTGCGTTAGCAGTAACACCACCAAAGCCAAAGGCTTCAAATCCTTTAACAATACTCATTTTGATAGCAATTTCCGCTAGCATTTTCAAAATTGATTTAGTGAAGTCTTTAAAGTTGGCTTGTCCATCCACTAGCACGCTAGACAGTGTGGAACTAAATCCATTTAATGTCGCTGATGTAACGCTTTGAATTTGCGCATTAGCATCTAAGGCTGCATCCCGATAATCACCCCAAGCTGTTTTCATGCCAGCCATCCAATCTTGCTTTGCAGCATCTTCTTGGGCAAACGTGGATAGTTTTGCACCCTCAACTTTCCCCCACTGCGGAGTATT is drawn from Providencia huaxiensis and contains these coding sequences:
- a CDS encoding phage tail protein translates to MEAFNWPIKPGMGTESSPRVRTVSFGDGYEQRKPDGLNSQLEKFNVNLSLTPEKANQALDFLKRHGGVKSFLFQPTKNKPAVVVVCKKWSSDSGNIRKTISAEFEEVL